A genome region from Mercenaria mercenaria strain notata chromosome 11, MADL_Memer_1, whole genome shotgun sequence includes the following:
- the LOC123532751 gene encoding integrin alpha-8-like encodes MNRNYLTNYVIDVKGYRGKPEPKDAWTQVRMEGRFELIPTKQDNFAELDPILKNDAKTHIVENIEFDKKCDSITTCTSDLKITVEMFLTKEGVVPTQVKEDTNIYIDAANILQVTTDTTNLFNSSYRANVSGEVTALMKRDASPNNGLVGASCKYESPHQTSTTIYCTADSKLDRNENMKIKMYFDVSRQRLIPGMDMSKMKEYVHIALVTDQANKDVNMDNNMFERKIPVKLKFQVIIQADKETSDQIRYKADERSTRKITLIHRYFLINEGPSFLPKTFVNISIPLSKNEVDLAVIKEMSSKCSVRGKAPIVQTTTSSTKSTTKFPVQPETEIERKRREAKQEPKTAKSSGDKPQETAKNKNITCEDYTCAIIECEVLNLEHNKQETIDITVDVYEKELAKEKEVREIRYETIATVTDPYIWYGGKVVPWDKTVYAEKWTTFVVEPTSVVSEVNIWIIIGSVLGALALLIIVIVILWKCGFFARKKHNQVQQWKRASLYNRKSVRMSSHEKQPYTSMEEKELK; translated from the exons ATGAATCGAAATTACCTTACAAATTACGTCATTGATGTAaaa GGATACAGGGGTAAACCAGAACCGAAAGATGCATGGACCCAAGTTCGTATGGAAGGAAGGTTTGAATTGATTCCAACAAAGCAAGATAACTTTGCAGAATTGGATCCAATCCTGAAAAATGATGCCAAGACGCACATAGTTGAAAAT ATCGAGTTTGACAAGAAATGCGACAGTATAACGACGTGCACCTCTGACCTAAAGATTACGGTAGAGATGTTTCTGACCAAGGAAGGAGTAGTACCTACTCAAGTTAAAGAGGACACAAACATATACATCGATGCTGCTAACATTCTACAG GTGACGACAGATACCACGAATCTGTTTAACTCGTCATACAGAGCCAACGTCAGTGGTGAAGTAACAGCTTTAATGAAGCGAGACGCTTC CCCGAACAATGGTTTGGTAGGTGCAAGCTGCAAGTACGAATCCCCACACCAGACAAGCACAACGATTTACTGTACGGCAGATAGTAAActtgatagaaatgaaaatatgaaaatcaagaTGTATTTTGACGTATCCAGGCAACGGCTGATTCCTGGTATGGATATGAGCAAAATGAAGGAGTACGTTCAT ATTGCTTTGGTAACCGACCAGGCAAACAAGGATGTGAACATGGACAACAATATGTTTGAGAGGAAGATCCCAGTGAAGTTGAAATTCCAAGTGATTATACAGGCAGA CAAAGAGACATCTGATCAAATCAGATACAAGGCCGACGAGAGGAGTACACGAAAAATAACCCTTATTCACCGCTACTTCCTTATAAATGAGGGACCAAGCTTTCTGCCAAAGACGTTTGTTAATATCTCAATACCGTTGTCCAAGAATGAAGTAGACCTCGCAGTTATCAAG GAAATGTCGTCTAAATGTAGTGTCCGCGGTAAGGCCCCGATAGTCCAGACAACAACATCAAGCACGAAGTCAACGACAAAATTCCCCGTTCAACCGGAAACTGAAATAG AAAGAAAACGAAGGGAAGCAAAACAAGAACCGAAAACAGCTAAAAGTTCTGGAGACAAACCACAGGAAACggctaaaaacaaaaatata ACCTGTGAAGACTATACATGTGCAATAATTGAATGTGAAGTGCTAAATCTCGAACACAATAAACAAGAGACCATTGATATAACAGTAGATGTTTATGAAAAGGAACTGGCAAAGGAAAAG GAAGTACGTGAAATACGCTACGAAACGATTGCTACAGTTACTGATCCTTATATCTGGTATGGAGGAAAGGTTGTTCCATGGGATAAAACCGTATATGCTGAG AAATGGACAACATTTGTCGTTGAGCCCACGTCTGTTGTGTCCGAAGTGAATATATGGATTATCATTGGAAGCGTCCTAGGTGCACTTGCACTACTGATCATTGTCATTGTAATCCTATGGAAG TGTGGATTCTTTGCACGTAAGAAGCACAACCAGGTACAGCAATGGAAAAGAGCCAGTCTGTATAACCGCAAAAGCGTCAGGATGTCGTCACATGAAAAACAACCTTACACTTCTATGgaagaaaaagaattaaaataa